A portion of the Mesobacillus sp. AQ2 genome contains these proteins:
- the bcp gene encoding thioredoxin-dependent thiol peroxidase produces the protein MALAIGEKAPAFELPASNGETVKLSDFEGKNVVLYFYPKDMTPGCTTEACDFRDHHESFEGLNAVILGVSPDPINRHEKFIEKHGLPFLLLADEDHKAAEDYGVWQLKKNFGKEYMGIERSTFIIDKDGNLAKEWRKVKVKGHVEEALEFIKENL, from the coding sequence ATGGCACTGGCTATAGGTGAAAAAGCACCGGCGTTTGAGCTGCCGGCAAGCAATGGAGAAACTGTAAAACTTTCCGATTTTGAAGGGAAGAATGTGGTGCTTTATTTTTACCCGAAAGATATGACACCCGGCTGCACAACAGAAGCATGTGATTTCCGGGATCATCATGAAAGCTTCGAGGGGTTAAATGCTGTCATTCTTGGGGTGAGCCCAGATCCGATTAACCGGCATGAAAAATTCATTGAAAAGCATGGATTGCCTTTCCTTCTTCTTGCGGATGAAGACCATAAAGCAGCTGAGGATTATGGCGTCTGGCAGCTGAAGAAAAACTTTGGCAAAGAATACATGGGCATCGAAAGGTCTACATTCATCATTGATAAGGACGGCAATCTTGCCAAAGAGTGGAGAAAAGTTAAAGTAAAGGGCCATGTGGAAGAGGCGCTTGAATTCATTAAAGAAAACCTGTAA
- a CDS encoding TetR/AcrR family transcriptional regulator has protein sequence MKEKEKAIIEAAIKLYATKGFASTSIQEIVTESGISKGAFYLYFKSKEALLIAILEYYFDYIQKKLEGFENDNLPPREKFALQLTALFNTMLEHKEFIIMQSREQAIPLNEEVKELMIRKYYEAQMFYQGSLRAIYGKSAEAHLWDMALMLEGFFNSYIKLLLFNPEGFKIDELVGYILRRVDSLVDGLQGEEPLATKEKIDELITKTKAYFLTDSKDIKKVITKMKEAVADLQNRDDLLITLDVLESEIERDAPRIPVIQGMLSNLNDEPSLDFYREAIAKKYHLKG, from the coding sequence ATGAAGGAAAAAGAAAAAGCAATCATCGAAGCAGCGATTAAGCTTTATGCGACGAAAGGGTTCGCTTCTACCTCAATCCAGGAGATCGTCACGGAAAGCGGAATTTCCAAGGGCGCTTTTTATCTTTATTTCAAATCCAAAGAAGCTTTATTGATCGCAATTCTTGAATATTATTTTGATTATATCCAGAAGAAACTTGAAGGGTTTGAAAATGATAATCTGCCGCCCAGGGAAAAGTTTGCTTTGCAGTTGACAGCATTATTCAATACCATGCTCGAGCATAAGGAATTCATCATCATGCAATCCAGAGAACAGGCAATTCCCTTGAATGAAGAGGTAAAGGAATTGATGATCCGCAAGTATTACGAAGCACAAATGTTTTATCAAGGCAGCCTGCGGGCAATCTACGGTAAAAGTGCTGAAGCGCATTTATGGGATATGGCGCTAATGCTCGAGGGATTTTTTAATTCTTATATAAAGTTGCTTCTATTCAATCCTGAAGGATTCAAGATTGATGAATTAGTGGGATACATTCTAAGAAGAGTGGATTCATTGGTTGATGGACTGCAGGGAGAGGAGCCACTGGCAACAAAAGAAAAAATCGATGAGTTGATAACAAAGACCAAGGCATACTTCCTGACAGATAGCAAGGACATTAAAAAGGTCATCACTAAAATGAAAGAAGCAGTTGCTGATCTTCAAAATAGAGATGACTTGCTAATCACACTGGATGTCCTCGAGAGTGAGATCGAAAGAGATGCACCCCGAATCCCGGTAATCCAGGGAATGCTGTCAAACCTCAATGACGAGCCATCGCTTGATTTCTATCGTGAAGCTATCGCAAAAAAATATCATCTAAAGGGATAA
- a CDS encoding potassium channel family protein, which yields MQFYISIFLIVLAIFLSLRTLFIPHKIKGKQVSFENFVTLALIYGTVMAGFGLLYYLLDLKGIWVLSDESMRPSTSSYERMSTSMYFSAITLFSVGYGDIAPVGVGRAIAVLEALIGYTIPAAFVTRAMFDQKRS from the coding sequence ATGCAATTTTACATTTCAATTTTTTTGATTGTTTTAGCTATATTTTTGAGTTTGCGGACATTATTCATTCCTCATAAAATTAAAGGCAAGCAGGTCTCGTTCGAAAACTTTGTCACACTTGCGCTGATTTATGGGACGGTGATGGCTGGCTTTGGATTATTGTATTATTTGCTTGATTTGAAAGGAATCTGGGTACTATCCGATGAGAGCATGCGGCCAAGCACTTCGTCGTATGAGAGGATGTCAACGAGTATGTACTTCAGTGCCATTACTCTGTTTTCTGTAGGATATGGGGATATTGCTCCAGTCGGGGTCGGGAGGGCGATCGCTGTTTTGGAGGCGCTGATTGGTTATACGATTCCTGCAGCGTTTGTAACAAGGGCCATGTTTGATCAAAAACGGTCCTGA
- a CDS encoding ABC-2 family transporter protein, whose translation MFYVSMFFQYVAQYMKTRLEYRADLVVEIFSDLLFQAVNLIFILVVFDHTEFLNGWSRDEIIFIYGFFLVPYALFSSFFNIWDFNERYIVKGELDRILTRPIHSLFQIILERMELESLFGAITGLAVMFYAGSRLGLEVSWSDPFLFVLFVLGGVLVYAGIFVMIACISFWADARTSIMPMMYNIGNYGRYPVDIYNKAIRFVLTWILPFAFVGVYPAAYFLGRDEWYGYSFLTPVIGLAFFSLSVFIWNEGVKRYRGAGN comes from the coding sequence GTGTTTTACGTTAGCATGTTTTTTCAGTATGTCGCCCAGTATATGAAAACAAGGCTCGAATACCGGGCAGATCTGGTCGTTGAAATATTTTCGGATTTATTGTTCCAGGCGGTCAATCTGATATTTATCCTCGTGGTATTCGATCATACCGAATTCCTGAACGGCTGGAGCCGGGATGAAATCATCTTTATATACGGGTTTTTCCTTGTGCCTTACGCACTTTTTTCTTCCTTCTTCAATATTTGGGATTTCAATGAACGTTATATAGTAAAAGGGGAACTTGACCGGATCCTGACAAGGCCGATCCACAGCCTGTTCCAAATCATCCTTGAACGGATGGAACTGGAATCATTGTTCGGAGCCATCACTGGCCTAGCTGTCATGTTTTATGCCGGAAGCCGGCTTGGCCTTGAGGTAAGCTGGTCTGATCCCTTCTTATTTGTTTTATTTGTCTTGGGCGGTGTTCTTGTTTATGCCGGCATTTTCGTGATGATCGCCTGCATAAGCTTCTGGGCAGATGCCCGCACATCCATCATGCCGATGATGTACAATATCGGGAACTACGGCCGCTATCCTGTTGATATCTATAACAAGGCAATCCGGTTTGTCCTGACATGGATTTTGCCATTCGCCTTCGTCGGAGTCTATCCCGCTGCCTATTTCCTAGGACGAGATGAGTGGTATGGTTATTCATTTTTGACACCAGTAATCGGGCTTGCCTTTTTCAGCCTGTCAGTGTTCATTTGGAATGAAGGCGTTAAAAGATACCGTGGTGCTGGGAACTGA
- a CDS encoding D-2-hydroxyacid dehydrogenase → MNIYSSILPAERLQEEVKKEFPQVSFEFHKGIKEDLFLDAEIFLTYGEDLTEELIGKADKLKWIMVMSAGLDKMPFEACKKRGILVTNVRGIHKIPMAEFTVGMMLQHVKQMKSLWSNEQSKTWERKLPMGELYGKTLLILGIGAIGGEVARLAKAFNMQTIGVNRSGRQADWTDENYTMENFREALPKADFIVSVLPSTQETKHFLDLNDFVLMKDTAVFINIGRGDLVQDEVLLAALQENKIAHAYLDVFYEEPLKESHPFWTMDNVTVTPHISSLTKNYLPRSFEIFKQNLHTYLNKATEFINVIDMDRGY, encoded by the coding sequence ATGAATATTTACTCCTCGATTCTTCCGGCTGAACGATTGCAGGAAGAGGTGAAAAAGGAATTCCCTCAGGTGAGCTTCGAATTCCATAAAGGAATCAAGGAAGATTTATTTTTGGATGCAGAGATATTCCTTACCTATGGTGAAGATTTGACGGAAGAGCTGATTGGCAAAGCAGACAAGCTCAAATGGATTATGGTCATGTCTGCCGGTCTGGATAAAATGCCATTTGAAGCGTGTAAAAAACGCGGAATCCTTGTTACAAATGTGCGGGGGATCCATAAAATTCCGATGGCTGAGTTTACCGTCGGCATGATGCTGCAGCATGTTAAACAAATGAAGTCGTTATGGTCAAATGAACAAAGCAAAACTTGGGAACGTAAATTGCCAATGGGAGAATTGTACGGCAAGACATTGCTCATTCTAGGTATAGGGGCGATTGGGGGAGAAGTGGCCCGTTTGGCAAAAGCTTTTAATATGCAAACGATTGGTGTGAATCGGAGCGGCCGCCAAGCCGACTGGACAGACGAAAACTATACGATGGAAAACTTCAGGGAAGCTTTGCCTAAAGCGGATTTCATTGTTTCGGTATTGCCAAGTACGCAAGAAACGAAGCATTTCCTCGACTTGAACGATTTTGTCTTAATGAAAGACACAGCTGTGTTTATCAATATTGGCCGTGGTGACTTGGTCCAAGATGAGGTGTTATTGGCCGCACTTCAGGAAAATAAGATCGCGCATGCTTATCTGGATGTTTTCTATGAAGAACCTTTGAAGGAAAGTCATCCATTCTGGACAATGGACAATGTAACCGTAACTCCTCATATTTCAAGCTTGACCAAAAATTATTTGCCAAGGTCCTTTGAAATTTTCAAACAAAATCTTCATACATATCTTAATAAAGCCACAGAGTTTATCAATGTAATCGACATGGACAGGGGGTACTGA
- a CDS encoding cob(I)yrinic acid a,c-diamide adenosyltransferase, with protein sequence MKIYTKTGDKGTTSLIYGTRVAKNDMRVEAYGTCDETNSMIGLALSYLNGEFFNDKEEMQAIFHKIQTVLFHVGAELATPPGKEVKWVLEAKDIEELEKKIDDWDAALPQLTNFILPGGHQAGAALHVARTVARRAERQAVELGDEVNPLVLSYLNRLSDFLFVAARYVNMHLGAKEQTLHQG encoded by the coding sequence ATGAAAATCTATACTAAGACAGGGGACAAAGGAACAACCTCTCTTATTTATGGAACAAGGGTAGCAAAAAATGATATGCGTGTTGAAGCTTACGGGACATGTGATGAGACAAATTCAATGATAGGCCTGGCACTCAGTTACCTGAATGGAGAGTTTTTTAACGATAAAGAAGAAATGCAGGCAATCTTCCATAAGATCCAGACAGTTTTGTTCCATGTCGGTGCTGAACTGGCCACTCCTCCTGGCAAAGAAGTAAAATGGGTACTTGAAGCAAAGGATATAGAAGAACTAGAGAAGAAAATCGATGATTGGGATGCAGCGCTTCCGCAGTTGACGAACTTCATTCTTCCTGGGGGACACCAGGCAGGTGCCGCGCTTCATGTAGCAAGGACGGTTGCCAGAAGAGCGGAACGCCAGGCTGTTGAGCTGGGAGATGAGGTTAACCCGCTTGTCCTGTCCTATTTAAACCGACTATCCGACTTCCTGTTTGTCGCCGCAAGATATGTGAATATGCACCTGGGAGCAAAAGAACAAACCTTGCATCAAGGTTGA